The Xenopus laevis strain J_2021 chromosome 7S, Xenopus_laevis_v10.1, whole genome shotgun sequence genome includes a window with the following:
- the LOC121396247 gene encoding aspartate aminotransferase, cytoplasmic-like → MPSLHDIITWAQAGRNHCSTEDRVGGVQSLGGTGALRIGAEFLRRWYNGNNNTATPIYISSPSWENHNAVFMDAGFKDIRAYRYWDAAKRGLDLEGFLQDLEVSCVIHKWVQARPFRGAFI, encoded by the exons ATGCCCTCACTTCATGACATCATCACCTGGGCACAGGCTGGAAGAAACCATTGCAGCACAGAGGATCGG GTAGGTGGTGTGCAATCTTTGGGTGGAACTGGAGCACTGCGCATTGGAGCAGAATTTCTGAGGCGCTGGTACAATGGAAACAACAACACCGCTACTCCCATCTATATTTCTTCTCCTTCATGGG aaaACCACAATGCTGTTTTCATGGATGCTGGATTTAAGGACATCAGAGCTTATCGCTACTGGGATGCTGCTAAAAGGGGCCTTGATCTCGAGGGATTCCTGCAGGATTTAGAGGTGAGCTGTGTTATTCATAAATGGGTTCAAGCTAGACCCTTCAGAGGTGCCTTCATTTAA